One part of the Musa acuminata AAA Group cultivar baxijiao chromosome BXJ1-5, Cavendish_Baxijiao_AAA, whole genome shotgun sequence genome encodes these proteins:
- the LOC103985405 gene encoding soluble inorganic pyrophosphatase, whose amino-acid sequence MAAEADGRGTTTFQHIALNERILSSMMRKSVAAHPWHDLEIGPGAPAVFNCVVEIARGSKVKYELDKASGLIKVDRVLYSSVVYPHNYGFIPRTLCEDGDPMDVLVLMQEQVVPGCFLRARAIGLMPMIDQGEKDDKIIAVCADDPEFRHYKDINDMPPHRLAEIRRFFEDYKKNENKEVAVNDFLPAEDAIKAIEYSMDLYASYIIESLRQ is encoded by the exons ATGGCTGCAGAAGCTGATGGGAGAGGCACCACAACTTTCCAGCATATTGCCCTCAATGAGCGCATACTTTCTTCTATGATGCGGAAGTCTGTTGCTGCTCACCCTTGGCATGATTTAGAAATAG GTCCTGGAGCTCCTGCTGTTTTTAACTGT GTGGTTGAAATTGCAAGAGGAAGTAAGGTCAAGTATGAACTAGACAAGGCAAGTGGGCTTATCAAG GTTGATCGGGTTCTCTACTCTTCAGTGGTTTATCCACACAACTATGGTTTCATCCCTCGAACCCTCTGTGAGGATGGTGATCCCATGGATGTACTGGTACTGATGCAG GAGCAGGTGGTGCCTGGTTGTTTTCTGCGTGCTCGTGCTATTGGGTTGATGCCAATGATTGATCAG GGGGAGAAGGATGACAAGATAATAGCTGTTTGTGCTGATGACCCTGAGTTTCGCCATTACAAGGACATCAATGATATGCCACCTCATCGTCTTGCAGAAATCCGCCGCTTCTTTGAAGACT ACAAGAAGAACGAGAACAAGGAGGTTGCAGTAAATGACTTCCTGCCAGCTGAAGATGCCATCAAAGCAATTGAATACTCAAT GGATCTCTATGCTTCCTATATCATTGAGAGCTTGAGGCAGTAA